DNA from Podospora pseudopauciseta strain CBS 411.78 chromosome 5 map unlocalized CBS411.78m_5, whole genome shotgun sequence:
TTAAGGTGTGAGAAGGGCTGTAAAGTCAGCGTTTGGAACAGCAGTTCAATTCAGCGAATAATCTTCAGTGGCCTCAAGGTTCTTGATGAAGACTCTTCTGACTTTTGGCTGTCTAGTGAGTTTATTTATACCTAGCTCTCATCAAGAGCATAATATTTGTGTAAGTGGTGTTGGTAGTGTTGTTGGTCGGGGTCAACAGGTAGTTGGTCTTTGCAGTGTAAAATCCGACGGAGAAAATCCCTGAGGGATGTTCCTTAGATGTTTGTGAGATGTAAGGGTATCGTCCTTGCAGACACTCCTGCGACTTGATCAGACCCGAGAGATGTCTCCAAAGTTGAGTATAAAAGGGGGCCACTCTTCCCATCTCAAACCATCAGATAACCTCCAGCagccacaacaacaataacaacaacaacaacaacaacagtcgCCCATACTCGTCCGCTAGGTAGCTTTTGCTCCGCCTATAGCAATGCCAATCTTTATATGCCTAATCTTTCTACCTGTCACGTTGGTGATTGAGTACTATTTTCATTTCCCCCCAGCGATTCACTGGTCTGTCTCGACATTAGTTTAAATACAAGATACATTGACTGTGGTTGCCCACAGAAGGCAGGGGCTTCGCTCCTGCCCTCGTGGTCCTCCACTTATATCTCCGAGAAAGGAGGAAATACTCTAGATATAAGAATGGGCCAATAAACATCCACAGAACTCTTAGTTGCTAAGGATCCTACATTACGAGCATTTAGTTACAGTAAGTAGAGTAACCTCCAGCCATGCTTTTCACCATGACTTTACGGAGCTTTCGCTCCAACAATACCAGCAAGAATTTTGATGGGCCCGTCAATCTTGGCCTCCCACAATAATCACCTGTACGACTGTTGAACACTGTGCTCACACAGTAGAATCGAGATTAAAGGTCTTGATTCAGGTGGCCTTTGTGAAATGGTGTTGGAAGGATGCTTCATGAACTCGACAAGGGCCTGCACATTGGTTCTACTTGCCCATCCGACCCTACAGCAAAGTCTAGACTCTAGCCTTGACCTCTCACAAACGATTGAACCGGCATCGTCGGCAAGCCATGATCCTGCACTGCCGACACTCATAGATGAAAATCGGAAGCTCATTGTGGCACTCGTCGCACTCCTGAGGGCCTCGACGTGACTTCCATCTCTCGTGTCGACACTCGTGGTTGATAATCTGGTTCTGCCTCTCTTGCTCGACTAGGTTGGCTCGCTGCCAGTCTGGAAGCTGGGCGGCTCCGGCGTTGCGACCCACAATAACGTTTGCCCGATCAAGGAGGCGGTTTTCCTCCCACTGAGGACAACTGCAGTTTTTCCAGGGCTCTCCGCAAACGTAGCAAAACTCCGCACCGCAGCGGCAAGCTTTGGAATATCAAAGTCGCAGTCAGTTCATGTCCCTCACGAAAGACTACAGGAATCCAATTTTGGGAGAAAAACTCACTAATGTGGTAACATCCGTGACCGAGCTCGACAAATCTCAAGCAAGACCGACATTTCTGCCATCCCTCAGCCGCCGCGAGACGGATGAGCTCTTGCGTGGCAGGGTCCTCTGGGCAATCACTGTTTGCATGAGCCGCCTTCTTGCACACGTCACAGGTTCTGGCGCTGCACCGTGGGCATGTTGCAATGTTTCCCTTGATAGCCTGCGGTGGGACAAAGGTTGAGCAGGTTGGTAGGTGACAGTAAGTTCGGTTTGGCGTCTCGAGCTCAATCTTCTTGGCCCGAAACTGTCCAACTAGCGCTGACGGGAGGAGGTGTCGGCAGCCGTCCAGAAGGAGTTGATTTCCGCAGCAGCGAGGCGGAAAAAGCGACTCGTCCAAAATTGAAGACTGAAATAGGGTCTTTATACAACCGCGGCAGTAATCGTGCCCGCACCCGTTGCTGTTGACCATgtcgaaggagaagaaggcgttATTGCACGCAACAcattccttcttcttgttgttctctCCTGACACTTCCTGTTTTCTGCTCGAAGCCCAGGCAGATGATTCCGCATGTCCACTCGTGCCAGCACGATCCGGAGAGATCCAAAGCTGTTCCAGCCTTTCAAGCGTTTCGCCGTCGAGGGCAGGCGTTGCTGGCCGTGGAATTGTGCTGCTGTACGGATTTTTCGTTCCAGACAACTGAAATGCCATCTCCCTGTCACTGGCGGCTCGCTGCTCTTCTGCTTCCAGAGCTCGGATCACAGCGGCGTCTTGTCTCACTGCTTGCGTAATGCTCTTGCTTATGGCTTCGTCGGCTAGGAGCTGGGAAGTGCGCAGTAATTCATCGCGGTATCCTTCGATGGCGAGGGCGAAGTCGGGTTTTTCTCCCGCGTGGCCCTTGCCTTTTTGGCGGGCCGTTTCTCCAAGAGCATGAAGGTCGTCGAGTTGCATCTGCACCATGAGACGCAAGGTCTCATGGTCGAGACCAGACAGGTCCATTACGCCAAAGGTCGGTAAGAACGGGGTCGCGGCGTGGGGATCTccaagaagaggatgaggtcaACTTGTCAGGGAAGAGTTTTCACCTTTTCATTTGGCCGTGGGGAAAATTGGGCGAACAGCAAACGGAATGTCTGCATGTCTAACGAATCCTCATTGGAGAAACGGGTAGATGCTGCAGGCCTCAATGTGTTTGATGACTGATGGCTGAACCGGGGCTTAAATGGGTTTTTTGAGTTGGCCGGTGGCCGCCACGCACCACAACAAACACTGGAAAAGCTCAACAATGAAAAGTGCTAAAAGTTGAATACGAGATAGGCGCTCTTCGGTACGCCTATCTCACCTGTGTGGCTCAGGTGGCCTGTGTCGTGTTCGTGCATCTCAAGCCTTGATTGGGACTCATGATGATGAACGACACCATCTTCATGATTGGTCCACGCCAAATTCTGACTTCCAAACGGTAACTCTTGATACACACAAACCCAAGTCGCACCTTCCCGACTCAAATACAGCAACTTATCTTATATGTGTGATGGGGTGATACCCAGGTTAGGGTTCTTTGTCTGGGGAGGCGTAGGAGGCGGAATAGTTGAACGGAAAGAGCATtttgtgggtggtggaggtcggATAATGCTTAACGGGTATAAGGCACTCAGCAGACCTCCTTTTGCGAACAACTTTTGGTGGAAACCACGCTCAATTATCCAGCACACGACTACACCCACCTATATAAAACCCCACCACACAATCCCATCTTATACAATCCTAAATGTAACCGCCGTACACCCCGACTGCGACCAAGTCGGTCTAGCAACATACAAATAAGCACCACAGCTAAAAaccaccccaaaccccctctcaGGAATCCCGCAGCTCATgatcccattcccatccacATTGCACGTCACCATCGGATCCCCCTTACTCGCAGCCTGCGCGTCCGTCTCCATATACAACACGCCAACCTGCGCGCTGGTCTGGGTGGAGTACAGCTTAATATCCGGGTTGGAAACCAACCAAGGCTGTCCGCTGGATGTAAACCCAAAGTCCGCCGCCACTGCCGCGCCAACATTGTTGATGTCGTACTGCAAATAGCCATTGACCATGGTGAGGTATCTCCCCTGACGGGGGCCGTTGTTCAGGACGAGCTTGCTCTGCTGGGTTGGCTGGATGATGTTTGTtactgttgttgtggtttggaggttggtgcTGACGGTTGTTATGGTGGTTACGGTTGCGGGCTTGACGAGCACGGTGGTGACGACGACATTGATCACTGATTCCGAAACGGAGGGGGTGGCGCTGCTGACTGTTTCGTAAAgggtcgaggtggaggtgtCGGCCGTGGCGGTGACCGTCTCGGTGATGTCGCCTACGGCGCCGATGCAGGAGCAGGCGGAGGAGTATTCGGCTTCGTCTGAGCAGACGGAAGCCGCCGGCAATGTCGAGGTGATGGTCTCAGTCTCGGTAGTTGACGGCTCAGTCGTCGCGACGGTCTCGACTTGGCTCACagttgacgacgacgactttCTCGTGCACCCCCTGCGCTTCCGCATTTTCTTGCCAACGGGTGGGGCAGGGCTGGCAGTGACGGTGGTTGAGACGGTAACGACATTTGTAGTGGTGTACTCGGTTGCCGTCTGGACAAGACTATCATACGAGGTCAAGGTCTCCTCTAACGTTGACGTGGCGGTGGTAAACGACACGATGACATCGATGTATTCAACAGTCGTGGTAGCAGTGGCAAAGACTGTCTCGGTGGGCGTTCTGTTTAAATTGAGCTCAGCAACTGCACCAAACCCGCTAGATATAAAACATGAACCTACACAGTCGACACGACAGGCGACCCGAACTGGGCCACACAAGACGAGAACCGCACGGCCGCGTCATTGCCAGAGAGGCCAGCAACGTGGTTCAGACAGCTTGTATCCAAGCATGCCGGATTAAAGGGGCTAACGGAGACTGTTGCGACAGGCATCTTGAGTAAAGCAAAAAGAGTGTAACGATGCCTGAGCTGGAAGGGAAAAAATATCAACGAAAGTCGGTCCTTGAAGAGGAGTAAGAAAGACAGAGGCCAGACGACCAGCTCGTCGTTGTCTTTCCCATCCTTAAACCCAAACGATAGAAAGATCTGCCTGGACCATGTCGTGGGAAATTATTTTGGATACTCTCCGCGTATTCAATGCTGATCGGTGATGGCTCTTTGCTGGATGCCAATTCAGGCCCTTCCAGCCAACCAAAAGACTGGGGACCCCCTGGCATAAACAGCTGAGCCGCCCCGTAGAAAATCGATAGCGCATCCTAAAATGAGCATTGTACAGTctgctggtgttgatggtctGTGCCGTGCAGAAGCGAAAAAGAGAAGCATTTCTCCCTGTTGCTGACTGAGCGAGCTCTCGAAGATATTGACCCGTGAGAGACAATTTGTTCAGGGGCAAGTAAACACAAATGTTACCTCCTTGCATGCTTCAAGCTATTCGGACAAAAACGAGAGCGTGGTGCTGCGTAAACACAAAAAATCAGGAAACCTTGGAAGACCAAATCGAGAAAAACACAATCACAAATACACCTCAATTGTAATCCATAACATAGCTATCCACCATCCCACATACCATCCATCTCAATGCACAATATACCTACACAATCCCAAATATAATACCACCCTCCCTAACCCAACAAAGGTATCTCCTAGACAGGCCACACCAAACCAAGCCAAACAACGGGGTATTCGCTTTcccgaggaagaaaaaaaggataaaCAAATAACCACAACTAGACAACAATGCCTATATCCATCAACAATCCCAACCAttcatccatcccatctaTGCAGtgtcatccatcatcaatccCAACCCATGCCAAACTGAATCCAAATGCTAGTAAAACCAACTCAAGATGAAGAAGCCGCAggtctccccctcctcttggGGGCAGGCGTCCCGTTAACAGTGGTCATCCCCAACTTGGCAACGTCAGTCCGTCTCGTCGGCCTCCCagcggccttcttgatgccCGAAGCCGAAGCAGTGGCAGATTCGGCAGGCGCGGCCGCAGTGGCCTTGGTAGCAGCTCTCGAAGCAGCAGGCTTGGGCAAAGCAGTCTTCGCCCTTGAAGGGATAGCCCGCTTGGGAGCCGTGGTGCTCTCAGCAGAGACAACCTTCTTCATAGGAGTCGGCGTCTGCAGTCTGGTAGATCTAGTGCTGCGTCTTGTGGAGGCGGCAGCGACAGGCGCGGCAGCcttagcagcagcagtcttAGGGGCATCAACCTTAGTGGCAACAGACTTAGGAACAGCAGCCttgggagcagcagccttgggAACAGCGGCCTTGGGAACAGCGGCCTTgggaacagcagcagttgATGTGGATGCCGTAGCGGCAACAACCTTCCTTGTCCTGGTTTTCGGAGGCTCAGGCTTGTTCTCTGCCACTGACGCAGCCTTTGATACAGTAGGAGGAAGCGGCACCTCTGTGATGGTAGGAATAGCGAGCTCAtccatatcatcatcatcctccatgGCCCGTGACATTATGAAGTTGGTCGTTGTGGTGGTCTTGACGACAGGAACATCGTTGACATCGTTCGCATCGGCAGCCGGTAGGACTGGGGACTCGCCCTGGTaactagccagttcctcagCCCACCTGACGTTCTTGACCGTCCGATCTGGGTTGGTGCGCGGCTCCTTGGGCTCGGCCTTGGCCTCGTTGACTTTCCACGAAGAGTCCTCAGCATGCCTCGCCAGAATCACAGCAGGGTGGACAGCTTGGCCCTTGTTCTTGCGGGTGTTGACCCTCGTCATGGTAGCCAAGTCCTTCTCCTCGTTGCGCTGCCTGGCCATGTTAAGGGTGGCATCCATGGTGCTGTCATCCATGGCTCCCATTCCAGGCAGCCGCACCGGAATCAACGACAAAGCAATCGAGTTTGCCGAAGGTGCTGTGGGCCGGAGAGTTCGAGTGCTTCGGGCACGGGTAGACCTCCGGGGAGCTTCATCAtccggtggtgggggagcaACGGGAGTGCTTCTGTCGAGGGTGTTTTCCGAGGAACCGAGGACGCGCTTGCGCCGGCGCTTGGGAGGAGGCGCCTGACTGGGACTATCCGGGGCATCTTGCGGGGCGACCATATCCTTAGCTTGGCTGTCCTTCAAATCTTCGAGCTTTCTCTTCTTAACAGGGCTGGGGCTGTTGGGGCTCTTCTCACCCAAGGGCTTCCTATCCGCGGGCGTATCGGCCTCTGCATTGAGCATGGGCGAACCGGtagaggaggtgatggtgctcATTGACCCAGACCGACGCTTGAGACGAGAGTTTTGCGCTATCGAGGCTgctgcagcggcagcggcggcggccttTGCGTTCTTATCAGCAGTCACCCGCGTTACAAACTTCCGCAGCAATTCCGCCTCCGAGTCGTCGTGCCTCGCCTGCAATTGAATCGTATCGTTCTCTGGTCGAGGGGGCGGCACCGAGGTGAAATCGTCATCCACTGCCATGGTAAGCTCATCGCATGCTTCATCAACTACCTCTTGTTCGATtacttcatcttcatccagGTCATCCGACTCAGCCTCGAGTTCATCAGCAAGTGTTGTCACAGAAGGTTGCACAAGCTCAGTTGGCGAGGATTGGCGGCCATAAATTGGCGTAAAACCTGAGGCCCTAGATGCGTCGACATTGTCTTCAGTCCTTTGTTCAGGTGTTGAGACCTTCCCTGTCTCCTCGCTTTGTGCGATGGGCGTGGCTTGAGGGGGTGTGCCAGGCGCCAAGACTTTGGCCTGGGATACAATAGCCTCGTCTTCGGCTACCTGGGGAGACAAGGGAGCATCGCATTCAGGAGTGGGAGAGCTTgtcttctcaacctcaacggGTTCCTTCTCGTCTACGGTATCTTCAGCGACAAGGTCGACAACCGTGTCCGCATCGCTCTCAAATGAGAGGGCCACAGGAAGAGGGGCGGTCTCTGGCAAAGATACCTCTTCATCCTTCGCATTGGCCTTGGTCTCTGGTTGAGAGGGACTGGCAACAGGCGAATTGGTaggctgctgttgtggcGAGGCAATTGGGGGCGAGGTagtcgtggtggtgacgagATGTTCAGTAGAGATGTCGACACTGCAAATGCTGAGGTCGGAGAGCTCGCATGTATCATCCATCGAGGCAAAGCTATCCTCATGGGCGCCTGGTGTGGAAGGTGAACCATCCAACTGGTTGAAACGGGGAACCTCGTCTTTTCTGGCGCTGCGCTTGATACTTCGCTTGATGCTCAACTGGAGAACAGCATCAAGATCGTGGTTCTGGAGAGGCGTTGAGGGACTACCAGGGGCCACCCTGGTGCTgcgaggggttgagggagcgGCAGGCATGTCGTTCTTCTCAATGGAAGATTCCTCAGTAGCCTTGAGAACAACGCGTGGCTCGATGAAAGAGATGGCCTCATGTTCTTCGATGACCATGGATGTGTCTTGGACCTCGACAGCAGAAACGACCTTGACGGGGGATTTTCTGGGAGATTTCCTCGGAGACT
Protein-coding regions in this window:
- a CDS encoding uncharacterized protein (EggNog:ENOG503PYRJ); this translates as MPVATVSVSPFNPACLDTSCLNHVAGLSGNDAAVRFSSCVAQFGSPVVSTVTPTETVFATATTTVEYIDVIVSFTTATSTLEETLTSYDSLVQTATEYTTTNVVTVSTTVTASPAPPVGKKMRKRRGCTRKSSSSTVSQVETVATTEPSTTETETITSTLPAASVCSDEAEYSSACSCIGAVGDITETVTATADTSTSTLYETVSSATPSVSESVINVVVTTVLVKPATVTTITTVSTNLQTTTTVTNIIQPTQQSKLVLNNGPRQGRYLTMVNGYLQYDINNVGAAVAADFGFTSSGQPWLVSNPDIKLYSTQTSAQVGVLYMETDAQAASKGDPMVTCNVDGNGIMSCGIPERGFGVVFSCGAYLYVARPTWSQSGCTAVTFRIV
- a CDS encoding uncharacterized protein (EggNog:ENOG503P972), with protein sequence MLGFAGGLERAAAAAQTDDVLHFTEQPRVTANAFLPPRIPAPKPWQRVAVDPVAGHRQRKIWKRVPGSSGSNPARDGYLRDMAELEDARGQNPRKRVRGSAHVPVYGDAKWTNRPRNARLIGSVDLGEARAFVNKVNEEAKNLETSFTTKDATFPDNRLSWVPRKRHNSRWPIPPNMDRTTDFEIPSAPQAAEPTIQIDDRASLNRSTRRLSRRFTLLPDGDESPRKLLMPRLSPTKKSVSALSPVKKVPAITMLSPIKVSDSPLRAFRIHATPTKVVLESPKMSPPEKSPSKPSPATSTPGAMLPPATTTPRAIASQLQHTDSPVPLIFDQPISDSVAEPQHEARRRISLAAARRTERKSLGISRLDAVRNSPNRRHSFNNLDALIAEGMDSGKGRRSTLGGGFLSSKEDVIEIDAKTNSDIFGQPSKAVASTPRRFAFGVDKLDETPQPSAPLDGFFSPLMTDISGMTESAPAKDASPQQQPEQAAASPAPCATDAGDEPSVLEDSTPLPASIEESPVEEHQLAEVEKSPAPEEQPTEVEEVSALVKEEQVAEIEESPVYEHQAAEGDISFIPYEPEGLSTIYEESTIIESPRKSPRKSPVKVVSAVEVQDTSMVIEEHEAISFIEPRVVLKATEESSIEKNDMPAAPSTPRSTRVAPGSPSTPLQNHDLDAVLQLSIKRSIKRSARKDEVPRFNQLDGSPSTPGAHEDSFASMDDTCELSDLSICSVDISTEHLVTTTTTSPPIASPQQQPTNSPVASPSQPETKANAKDEEVSLPETAPLPVALSFESDADTVVDLVAEDTVDEKEPVEVEKTSSPTPECDAPLSPQVAEDEAIVSQAKVLAPGTPPQATPIAQSEETGKVSTPEQRTEDNVDASRASGFTPIYGRQSSPTELVQPSVTTLADELEAESDDLDEDEVIEQEVVDEACDELTMAVDDDFTSVPPPRPENDTIQLQARHDDSEAELLRKFVTRVTADKNAKAAAAAAAAASIAQNSRLKRRSGSMSTITSSTGSPMLNAEADTPADRKPLDAPDSPSQAPPPKRRRKRVLGSSENTLDRSTPVAPPPPDDEAPRRSTRARSTRTLRPTAPSANSIALSLIPVRLPGMGAMDDSTMDATLNMARQRNEEKDLATMTRVNTRKNKGQAVHPAVILARHAEDSSWKVNEAKAEPKEPRTNPDRTVKNVRWAEELASYQGESPVLPAADANDVNDVPVVKTTTTTNFIMSRAMEDDDDMDELAIPTITEVPLPPTVSKAASVAENKPEPPKTRTRKVVAATASTSTAAVPKAAAPKAAVPKSVATKVDAPKTAAAKAAAPVAAASTRRSTRSTRLQTPTPMKKVVSAESTTAPKRAIPSRAKTALPKPAASRAATKATAAAPAESATASASGIKKAAGRPTRRTDVAKLGMTTVNGTPAPKRRGRPAASSS
- a CDS encoding uncharacterized protein (EggNog:ENOG503NVJG; COG:O); translated protein: MDLSGLDHETLRLMVQMQLDDLHALGETARQKGKGHAGEKPDFALAIEGYRDELLRTSQLLADEAISKSITQAVRQDAAVIRALEAEEQRAASDREMAFQLSGTKNPYSSTIPRPATPALDGETLERLEQLWISPDRAGTSGHAESSAWASSRKQEVSGENNKKKECVACNNAFFSFDMVNSNGCGHDYCRGCIKTLFQSSILDESLFPPRCCGNQLLLDGCRHLLPSALVGQFRAKKIELETPNRTYCHLPTCSTFVPPQAIKGNIATCPRCSARTCDVCKKAAHANSDCPEDPATQELIRLAAAEGWQKCRSCLRFVELGHGCYHITCRCGAEFCYVCGEPWKNCSCPQWEENRLLDRANVIVGRNAGAAQLPDWQRANLVEQERQNQIINHECRHERWKSRRGPQECDECHNELPIFIYECRQCRIMACRRCRFNRL